In Glycine max cultivar Williams 82 chromosome 7, Glycine_max_v4.0, whole genome shotgun sequence, a single window of DNA contains:
- the LOC102669805 gene encoding uncharacterized protein produces MALGFEGYSYTTTLGRKRVVLLHNEASNLNYNTLVNPLKRRMSSEKFTFDSKRSRLEAFPVDVLCWGLLLLAEVARRMHFEYSTPKNITLAIPKSFDIEGATRLEEINTPKAPFRKPKLKPIGKNLASIPVALFASTN; encoded by the exons ATGGCATTAGGGTTTGAGGGTTATAGTTATACAACAACACTTGGAAGGAAAAGGGTTGTGTTATTACACAATGAAGCTTCTAATCTCAACTACAATACATTGGTGAATCCATTGAAGAGAAGAATGAGTAGTGAGAAATTCACTTTTGACTCTAAAAGGTCTCGCCTTGAGGCTTTTCCTGTTGATGTTCTG TGTTGGGGTTTGCTATTGCTGGCTGAGGTCGCTAGGAGGATGCATTTTGAGTATAGCACTCCAAAGAACATAACCTTAGCTATTCCTAAATCGTTTGATATAGAGGGTGCTACTAGGCTTGAGGAAATTAACACTCCAAAAGCCCCATTTAGGAAACCTAAGTTAAAGCCGATTGGTAAAAATTTGGCAAGCATCCCAGTGGCATTGTTTGCTTCCACTAATTAA
- the LOC102669676 gene encoding G-type lectin S-receptor-like serine/threonine-protein kinase SD2-5, which translates to MENQKIKVAQVIQQMGESGLKPIAFAYTQRDGEQLRQEELILLGLIGLKCTTSLQSIKLPLENVKNDANIQMKLVPKDDIMGVKHIASGLGLEQAIVHEGRKVINLNEEASIQSGSVHVMANLHPEDKLLRYIDFLLMSTWLMVHWINGYSTRPKRNLCWIGIQENMLLDDNFKVKVFDFGLAKLMKCEQSHVFTTLRGTRGYLAPEWITNCAILEKSDVYSYGMVLLEIIGGRKNYDPSETSKKSYFPSFAFKMVEEGNVIEILDSKVETYENDQRVHIVGNVALWCIQEDMSLRPSMTKVVQMLEGLCTVHKPPTCFVLGSRFSSTSEVGTSSGPSDCNSEANLSAVRLSGPR; encoded by the exons ATGGAAAATCAGAAGATCAAAGTTGCCCAAGTGATTCAACAGATGGGGGAGTCTGGCCTTAAGCCAATTGCTTTTGCTTATACACAAAGAGATGGAGAACAACTTCGGCAAGAAGAACTGATCTTGTTAGGACTGATAGGTCTCAAATGCACTACTAGTCTTCAATCCATAAAATTACCTttggaaaatgtaaaaaatgatgCAAATATACAGATGAAACTGGTCCCGAAGGATGACATCATGGGAGTGAAACACATAGCTTCTGGACTAGGACTAGAACAGGCTATTGTGCATGAAGGaagaaaagttataaatttgaatgaggaaGCTAGTATACAAAGTGGATCAGTCCATGTAATGGCAAACTTGCATCCTGAAGACAAACTTCTACGATACATAGACTTCTTGCTTATGAGTACATGGCTAATGGTTCATTGGATAAATGGATATTCAACAAGACCAAAGAGGAATTTGTGTTGGATTGGGATACAAG AAAACATGCTCCTAGATGATAATTTCAAGGTCAAGGTTTTTGATTTTGGTTTGGCTAAGCTTATGAAATGTGAACAAAGCCATGTTTTCACAACACTTAGAGGCACTAGAGGGTATCTTGCACCTGAGTGGATCACAAACTGTGCCATATTAGAGAAAAGTGATGTTTATAGCTATGGTATGGTGTTGCTAGAGATCATTGGGGGGAGGAAAAACTATGATCCCAGTGAAACCTCAAAGAAATCCTATTTCCCATCTTTTGCTTTTAAGATGGTGGAAGAAGGGAATGTGATAGAGATTCTTGACTCAAAGGTGGAAACTTATGAAAATGATCAAAGGGTTCACATTGTTGGGAATGTTGCATTGTGGTGCATACAGGAAGACATGTCTCTTAGGCCTTCCATGACCAAAGTTGTCCAAATGTTAGAGGGTTTATGCACTGTTCATAAGCCACCAACTTGTTTTGTCTTAGGTTCTCGATTTTCTTCAACTAGTGAGGTTGGCACTTCTTCAGGGCCATCAGATTGTAACAGTGAAGCCAATCTTTCTGCTGTTCGGCTTTCAGGGCCAAGATAA